Part of the Cuniculiplasma divulgatum genome, ATAGATATTGATGAATATACTTCTCAGATAGAGAAACTGGCAAGCAATAAGAAGAAATTACTGTTCGATTATGATGAAAGTAAAATAGAATTGATCAATATAGCTCATCATTACTATTTACCAATAATTTTAGCGGCATCGGACAAGGCAGATTTCATAAACCATATAATCAAGGTAGATAGTGAGACGAAATTTGTCCACGACCTAGATTCGTTTATATCAAGTGACAAGGGCAAGAGCCTTAAAATAGACTGGTGGGTTTTCTCTAAAGTCGATGAAAGTCTTGATAGAGTCAATATACCATACTATGATGGAGAAAAAAACAAGATGAGAGATTACTCTCCAGACTTCATCTTCTGGCTCAAGAAAGGGAATGAATATAGGGTAGTATTCATTGATCCTAAGAGCACCAAATATACAGATTATCAACAGAAAGCGGATTATTTCAGTAAACTTTTTGAGGACCATAGCTCGCAGAAGACGTTTCAGTTTGGTGATTTTTCCATAAAGGTGTATCTATTCATGAGAACAGATAACCCGAATTCAGTTGGTAAGAACTATAGGAAGTACTGGATAGATGATGTTGGTCAGATATTCTCTGTTTTCTAGAACAAACCAAAGCCTTGAAGCTCAGGCTCAAATTCACACCTGACCCCTCTTTGAGCCTTCGCCAATTACTATGTGCCCTTCGCTCGCCTGCACGCCGAGCACAGGACCCCATGCTTCGCCTTCAATCAAAATTCACCCCTTACCCCTCTTTTGATTTCCATCTCGCACTCTTCTTCGAAGAGCCCCTCATTCGCCTTGCTCATTCAGGGTGGTGTCCTGTGCTCGCCGCTCGTGGTGTATGGGTGGTGCTACACACCTTCGCTTCGCTTGGTGTTTCACACCACCCACCGCTAACGCTTACACCACTCGGTCTTGCTTCGCAAGACTTCCGGCTCGCTTCGGGCACATTATTCTCTCCTGCGGAGTGCAATTTGAGGGGGACAGGGAAAGGGGAATTTTTGACCGCACAATCTCGCTCCGCTCGATACGGGATAATATGAGGGGTTCTCTCGTGCCGTGCTGTCTCTCAACAATTCAAGGGGAAATAACTGCACAGCACTACGACCATACCTTTTGGGAAAAGGTAGGCGAAAACATAAAAGAAAGGGGTCTAACGCCAAACAAATATTAAGCTGCGAGTAACATGTGTTTTGTAGAGAATGTGACAAAACTGGCATACTCACGATTGCTTTTCGGCGACTTCCTACTGGACGATGTTGATGAGAAGGACGTCGTCGAGCAAATCAAGACGCTTGGCGTTACTGAACAGCTTCCGAAGGATAATGGCCCGTCCATGTTTCAAATACAGAATATCACCGAATTCATTGCTCAACTCGAAAAGACACAAAACTCGCATGATGGACTGTTTCAATACATTAAAGATGCACGTTTCTGGATCTATAGGGACGGTATACTCCCTATCAAAGTCGTCGTCATAGAAGTCGTCTTGAAAACTGATGACCTTCAGAAGCTCAAGAAATCTGATCTGGAGGGCAAAATATGGAAAGTTTCCCTTCTTCTTGGAAGTTGCTTCAGCGAAGGTTCAATTCCTATTGCAGATTCTTCTAAGGATTTTCGCATTCTTAAGTTCTCGTCTAGGGCCATACCTAACGTTGTCCTCCGGAATTTTGTTGCTGAATTTGTCATAGAAACTGAGCGCGAATTCTTTGATGATTTCAATAAAGAACTCGATTCGCTTGAGAAGGAAATATCCATAAGAGACCTAATAGAACAAAAAGTAATTGAAGCTCGAGAGAACTGCAAAATACCTGCAGATGAGGTTGACAAGGTTATTTCAAAAGGTACGCTTCAGCAAGAGCAAAAGATCAAGGATATTAGAACTAAAATCATTTCATTGGAGCCTGTAAGTTTCCTTGAGGGCGGATTTTCTTACGAACAGAGCATAGTCAGAGGGTATGCCAACAAGATGTTCATCATTGGAAAAATTGTTCAAGGATCCCTAGGGGATTCCCCTCCTTTGTACCTTTGCGTCCTGAGTATGGGGGGATCACAGATACCATTGGCTAATCTGGAGAGTATGCCTGTATTGCAGTTCCCAGAGAGACCCTCTCTCCTGGACTTCTCGTTTGGGGCCGGACAGATACTTGCACTACAATTGTTGAATTCGTGGAACAGACACGTAGAAAAATTGGTTACGGAGATTACCACAAAGCAGAGCCCCTCCCAGACGAATGCCAACACGGATGCTAATAAAACCCTAGAAGAATTGCGAGACCTAATATTCCATACAGGCATAAATGAAAAAATCTCGGTGAATTATCGGAGAGAATTACAGGATTTAGCCAACCCTTCCAGGAAGACATTTCTCTATGAGTTTCCTATCCCCCCAGAAGAAGCCACACTGTATTCAACAAATCCAGAACAATATGGATTGGAGAAACCTGGTCCCATAGCATCCAATCTCGCATCCCTCGTTCTAAAAGATCTCAATTCAAACGAAAAGCATCTCTTGGGTGCTACTGACTTAAGGAAATCGAAGATAGATGTCTTGAAAATTGAAGAGGACCGTAAGTATTCAAGAAGGATGCTGTGTCTCACGGTTGTTATTGCTGTCGCGACTATTGTAAATGTTGTTCTTTTTTTGATTAGGTTGTGAAAATGAGCGATTCGAGGAAACGTGAGAGATTTACCATTGCCCTTCTGTTGGTCGTCATTTCATTTATAATGCTACTATATTCGAATGTCGTTCCACAACTACAGGCAACAAGAAATTACATGTTACAAACATTTCCATTCCTAATCGCTGTACTCACTGGAATTCTTATATCCCTGAGTTCACAAATTATTTGGAGCCTTCTGATTAGGCCCTCTCTAAGTATAGATATTGTACCAAAAGCCGCAGGAAGTGAACCTTCCATTCATGAAACAAAAGAGTGGAAGAAGAGCGTATTACCATTTAAGAGTCAAGAATTCTGGTAGATCCCCAGCGTTTAACTGCAGAATACGCATAAACTTCCATGATCTTGGAGGCACTGAAAAATTTGGAATTAGTGGAAAATGGGATCGCGGTTCACAGCCCTTTGTTTACCAGCGGGTGCCCGTGAAATGGTGCAAAGATGGCACGATTAAAAGCGAAAATACTGAAACACCTAATGATTTCCTGATCCCCATTTCAGAATCCATTGATCTATATCCATCTGATGATCCAGAAAGCTTTGGTCTCATAGTAAAATACAATGATGATCCAGACTGCTACGGCTTTAGCGCTTGGGGCTATTTGCGTTTTGGACTAGGGCACAGAATTCCTGAATGGAGACTGCCTCAAGGCGAACATTTTGCCAAAGTCACTCTTACGTATTCTAGTGGCTCTACAGGACGCAAGTTCTCAAAGGAATTCAAGGTCGATAATCTGGGCAGAGAATTAGATAGTGTCGAGATAAGCGATGTTAAGAAATAGAATAGTATTCGCTTAAAACATTAATCAAATCCCGACCAGTCCATTCTGTCAGGACAGTGTCATAGATCTTGTGTAAATATAACTCATGAGTCACGGAATGGAATAAGTTTCATGAAACATGAAAGGATGCCTCTCTGATCAACCAAAGAGGCGTATAAACAACGGAAGAGATGGATAAAAAACTAATGGAAGTAGCAAAGAATGCAGTGAAGGAATACATAGAAAACCTCATGAAAACAGAGAGGGACGTCTTCCTGAGGGAGAATGGGGGATCAGCCAATGGGTTTTATGGGAGAGGCATGAAGACAAAAATGGGAGAAATACCCTCCATAAACGTTCCCAGAGACCGTGAAGGGAACTTCAGGACTGAAGTATTCCAGCCATATGATAGATCCATAGGGATCGATGAACTCGTCATATCACTGTATTCAAAGGGGGTGTCTACCAGAAACACTGCAGAGATTCTCCAGACAATATTCAGGAAGAGGTACTCAAGATCCACGATTTCATCCATAACGGATGCAACCATGGAAGAGGTGAACAGGTTCCAAAACAGATCCCTGGAAAAAAGGTACATCGCAATATTCCTGGACGGCCTCTTCTTCCTCAGAAGGGATACTGTGGAAAAAGATCCCATAATATTTGCACTTGGAATAAGGGAAACTGGAGAATATGAGATTCTGGGTTTTTATCTCACGGTGAAGGAATCACACAATACATACTTCACCGTGATCCGGGATCTTTATGACAGGGGAGTAGGGGAACCACTGCTTTTCATTGCCGATTGAATTCCGAAACTTGACGAGGAAATAAAGAAGATATTCCCCCGGGCAGATTTCCAGCTATGCACGGTTCATGCATCCAGAAATGTGGAATCAGATGTTCGGGAATCGGACAGGGAGGAGATAGATCGGGACCTGAAGAAGATATTTCTCTCAGAGGAAAAGGATGATGCGATCAAAAGGTTCAACAGTTTCAAGGATAAATGGTCTCAAAAGTATCCGCGACCATTATACAACGGAAGTTCCAGCTCCCTTTTTTTGATTTGAACCAGTATTTAACTGAAAATATCAATAATTTACATGTTTCAACATCCCACTAAGTATTTGGTAAATAGAAAAGTATTTAGCCATTCATGCATTATAGTTTGTAAGCACTATGTACGTGGATGTCAGCAAATCGACACAGTATGGGAAGACATACACCAGATATCTCCTGAGAGAATCCTACAGAGATAACGGAAAGGTGAAGCAGAGAACCATTGCAAACATCTCTCACTGTTCTCCTGAAGAGATACAGGCAATAAGACTTGCATTGAAGTACAAGGGTAATTTATCTGACATTCTCAAGGGTAAGGATGATATACAGTCATCACAGGGTCTCTCAGTTGGTGCAGTATTCTCACTGTATAAGGTTGCACAGGAACTTGGCATAGTGAAGGCTATGGGAAATACAGAAGAGGCTAAACGTGTACTGTGGATGATACTTGCAAGACTCATTGAACCGGGATCAAGAATGGCCAATGTACGATTGGCACAGAGACATGCTGCCGTAGACGTCATGGGTCTTAACTCATTCAACGAGGATGATCTGTACAGTGCAATGGACTGGATAGAATCGAATCAGAGATCCATAGAGAAGAGACTCTTCAGTTCAAGATATGAGGGAAATATACCCTCACTGTATCTTTATGATGTTACATCCAGTTACCTGGAGGGAGAGAAGAATGAATACGCAGAATTCGGGTATAACCGTGACAAAAAGAGAGGAAAGATGCAGATAGTCATAGGTTTATTGACAGATGAGAATGGATGGCCGGTATCCATAGAGGTCTTTAAAGGAAACACATCGGATGTGAAAACGTTCACATCACAGATAAAGAAGCTTGCATCAGATTTTGGCTGTGAATCTGTAACCATGGTCGGAGATCGCGGCATGATCAAGACGGAACAGATTGCGGATCTCTCTGAAGAGAAATTCTATTACATAACAGCAACAACAAAGGCACAGATGGAAACACTCCTTAAACAGAAGATCATACAGATGGAACTCTTCACGGAGAAGTTATGTGAGATTGAGAATAACGGCATAAGATACATACTGAGGAGAAACCCGGTAAGAGCAGAGGAGATCAAAGATAACAGGAACAAAAAGATCGAAAAGATCAGGAAGACAGTGGATGAGAGGAACAAATACCTCTCAGAACATCAGAAGGCTGATGTTTCCACTGCACTCTCCCTTGTGAATGAAAGGATTGAGAAGTTGAATGTATCAGGATTCATCAGTGTGGAGGCTTCAGGACGGACCCTCACGATCAAGTCGGACGAGAATGCACTGAAGGAGATATCACTTCTTGACGGCTGTTATGTGATCAGATCAAATCTTCCTGTTAATCAGGGAAGCAAGGAGATCATACACCGGAGATACAGGGATCTTGCAAATGTGGAATGGGCATTCAGGACGATGAAATCCGATACCATAGAATTACGCCCCATACATGTGAGGAAGAAATCACGCACAGGGGATCATGTATTCATTGCCATGCTCTCATACATCATTGAAAAACATCTCAGGGAGAAATGGAAGGATATCAGTATCACTGTGGAGGAGGGTATACATGAACTATCATCAATAAACAATATAATCACAAAGGTAGACAGGGTAAAGTACAATCAGATACCGAAACCACGGGAAATGGGTTCAAAGCTACTCAATGCACTTTCGGTAACATTACCAGAGGCAATACCATGCAGCGATACAGGTGTATCCACCAGAAAGAAATTGGAACTTAAACGGAAGAAGTAGGAAAACACGCTGTTTATATGTGATTATTTTTCTTTTTTTTCATGGAACTTCCGATACAACATGGAGAAGAGACTTGGATCACTGTTTACCTATTACTCATATCCGATCCAGATAAGAAGGTCAATACACTCTTCAAACATAATAGAGAGGATGAATAGGGAGATCCGTAGAAGGATCAAGGTCATTGACTCACTGCCAACAGAGAACAGTGCAATGAAAATTGTATACCTGAGAGCAGCAGAATTGAATGAGAGGTGGTCACACATTGTGATTAGAGACATTGTCAAAAAATAGTTGAAAAAATACTGATAGACTTCAGTTGAGAATTTGTCACTTCTCGACAGAGCCCCTAAAGAATGTAGTTTATACAATTTGTCAATTGTTAGCTCTGCGTATATTACCCGTGAAAATCAACTAAAAGTTGACAATGTCTGATTAGAGGATATTATAAATGCAAGGACGGGATCAGGGAAATGTTCCAGGAGAGGTATCCTTAAGTTTACACAAGATTCTGGACGGTATGGACAGACCTCTCAGAATGGAGAGATTCTTCTTTGTGTAACCTGAGAAATCCATTCACAGGCGGTACGATTGATCTCTAATCCTGTTCTTTATTGCTGTCCTCTGCCTTACGAGGAAATTACGATTCCTGCAAATGTTCCTCGATTCGCCTATTTCTCCAGACGGAAGATAGGATTCAGGCGTGTATTCCTTCGTGTATAGATCCAGCAATATATGTGCATCGTTTTTGCCCGTCTTGTTCATAGATTCTGCGATCAGTCTCACCTTCAGTGGATTGGCCACTTTGATCGTGTGGCGGGTAAGAATGAGACTAACTCGTCTATAGTGGGGGAGGCCTCCACTATAATCGTAGCTTCACTTATACTCTCAAGGAATCTGCTGAACTCCTCTCTGCTGGTAAGTACACACCCCTCCTTCACTATCTCACCATCCTTGTCGATTATTCCGTACGTTTTGTATTTCCCTACATCCATAGCTATGCTATACATTTCTTATCACCTTACCATGAGCTGCAGCATTATCTGACTTGCTGCAACTTCAACTAAGGGAAAAATCGAGCATCTCAGTCTAAAAACCATTAACCGAAGACAATTTCCAGCTTGGGTATCCAATCTTTGATGACCCCGTATCGAGCGCATCTCATCCCGCCGAAATTCTCGTTGATAGATCCGCCCACAGTGGCTACGCTCACGTTGGAGGGATCAGGAGGAAAGAAGAAACCATGCTTCCTGCATCGGAAGTTCCACGAAAATTAAAAGGAGTTACCTACAAAAATGGCTTGTGTTACTATTTCCCTCGTTTATGATTCAATTTTTTTTTTCGTGGGTACATGCGTGCCGGTGTGCTGGATTGCCTCTGGTATGAACACTATATGAGATACATGGAACGCCATAAATATTTCGTATGTTCGTGAGCATGTATATGAAGCGTTCAAAATATAACTTATTAAGTTGAATACAGGGAATTATGATAGTTTTCTATGGAAAATCTGATGGAACTTCCGCTGCATGCTGCATCGGCTTCGAATAGAGTGGTGCCCGCTTCCGCGACCATGTAACCGTTCTCAATCGAGACCTCGATCCTGTTCATGCGTTTCATGTCCAGCACTATCACTCCTTCCACCGGGACCACGGCACCGGTGGTGCTCAAGCCTCCACCCCTGACGACCACCGGAATCTTATGTCTTGCCGCGATGCCCATCGCTACGGTTACCTGGCCTGCGCTTTGTACCTGAAGCACTATCTCTGGCAGATGCTCGTAGCGATCTATGCTCCCTTTGCTGTAGAGGGACAATCTTGTTCTGTCCAGAAACACGTTCTCGCTCCCAAGCAGTTTTTCAAATGCAACTATGACCTTTTTCGAAATCATGTATTCTCCATCCCAAAGAGTTGGCATCTTATAGCTTTTATTTGGGATATAACCATTCGATGATTGCCGGAAAATTTCTCTATGTTTTCCCAAGAGTGCCATGGTTTCCACGCTTAGCGATGGAGAACTTTGTTAATTATGGGCCTGGTTTCCAGTTGGATCTGCATTCAGGGGGATGTAAAAGGGTGCGAATATTGTTTCCCCCGGTTGCAGGAAGAGAGCAATCAGCATAGGACTCACCTGATCCGATCGCACGTCTTTACATGTACAACGTGTACAAGTGGCCATTCGTAACCCCATTGCCTTAAATGGAAGCTTTCCCTCGCGGGAGGATAGCCGCTGAATAGACTAGGAAAAAGTATGAGATTACTGCCACGATGAATCCAATTGACATAGCAAAGGAGAAGACGTTATCCTGAAAGCCGGAAAAAAGGAACAGAAGGCCGCTTATGCCTGCCAAGAGGATTGAGAGTGATGCAACTGCGCTTATGGCAGCCGACCTGAAATCTGCCCTCATGATAGCCAATACAAATATCATCAGGGAAAGGAGCCCGATGAGGACGCCATTCATCATATGAATCATTAGCTCGGGCACCGATATCATAACAGTCATCATAGCATAGGGTTGAAACGCTACCCGAGCGGTAGGGAACGGTGCGAAGAGGTTCATCCATATCCCGAACACAAACTGCACGGCGAGAAGCAACAGTTCTATCGCTATGACCACTATAAAGAAACTCATGCCCTGCTCGTTTACAGAATTTGCAT contains:
- a CDS encoding FAD-binding oxidoreductase — encoded protein: MISKKVIVAFEKLLGSENVFLDRTRLSLYSKGSIDRYEHLPEIVLQVQSAGQVTVAMGIAARHKIPVVVRGGGLSTTGAVVPVEGVIVLDMKRMNRIEVSIENGYMVAEAGTTLFEADAACSGSSIRFSIENYHNSLYST
- a CDS encoding transposase → MEKRLGSLFTYYSYPIQIRRSIHSSNIIERMNREIRRRIKVIDSLPTENSAMKIVYLRAAELNERWSHIVIRDIVKK
- a CDS encoding IS110 family transposase codes for the protein MYSIAMDVGKYKTYGIIDKDGEIVKEGCVLTSREEFSRFLESISEATIIVEASPTIDELVSFLPATRSKWPIH
- a CDS encoding IS1634 family transposase; translation: MYVDVSKSTQYGKTYTRYLLRESYRDNGKVKQRTIANISHCSPEEIQAIRLALKYKGNLSDILKGKDDIQSSQGLSVGAVFSLYKVAQELGIVKAMGNTEEAKRVLWMILARLIEPGSRMANVRLAQRHAAVDVMGLNSFNEDDLYSAMDWIESNQRSIEKRLFSSRYEGNIPSLYLYDVTSSYLEGEKNEYAEFGYNRDKKRGKMQIVIGLLTDENGWPVSIEVFKGNTSDVKTFTSQIKKLASDFGCESVTMVGDRGMIKTEQIADLSEEKFYYITATTKAQMETLLKQKIIQMELFTEKLCEIENNGIRYILRRNPVRAEEIKDNRNKKIEKIRKTVDERNKYLSEHQKADVSTALSLVNERIEKLNVSGFISVEASGRTLTIKSDENALKEISLLDGCYVIRSNLPVNQGSKEIIHRRYRDLANVEWAFRTMKSDTIELRPIHVRKKSRTGDHVFIAMLSYIIEKHLREKWKDISITVEEGIHELSSINNIITKVDRVKYNQIPKPREMGSKLLNALSVTLPEAIPCSDTGVSTRKKLELKRKK
- a CDS encoding transposase — encoded protein: MANPLKVRLIAESMNKTGKNDAHILLDLYTKEYTPESYLPSGEIGESRNICRNRNFLVRQRTAIKNRIRDQSYRL